The Amycolatopsis viridis genome window below encodes:
- a CDS encoding TetR/AcrR family transcriptional regulator has protein sequence MSPRGRPRAFDRDAALDQAMYVFWERGYEGTSLSDLTAAMGIGSPSLYAAFRGKEPLFREAVERYRERFAHHLPEGTAVREALETWLRDSAREFVASDHPRGCMVVLAAVNCTEQNRPVQDFLAEKRRGNLTELEERLRHAVAEGDLPGDADIAGIVRFYGTILHGMSIQARDGAELADLEAVIDTAMSLWPRFAGKRTAPG, from the coding sequence ATGTCACCACGCGGCCGTCCACGCGCCTTCGACCGGGACGCGGCACTGGACCAGGCGATGTACGTCTTCTGGGAGCGCGGTTACGAGGGCACCTCGCTGTCCGATCTGACCGCCGCGATGGGTATCGGCTCGCCGAGCCTGTACGCGGCTTTCCGCGGGAAGGAGCCCCTGTTCCGGGAGGCGGTCGAGCGGTACCGCGAGCGGTTCGCCCACCACCTGCCGGAGGGAACGGCGGTGCGCGAGGCGCTGGAGACGTGGCTGCGGGACAGCGCGCGGGAGTTTGTGGCGAGTGACCATCCACGCGGCTGCATGGTCGTGCTCGCCGCGGTCAACTGCACCGAGCAGAACCGGCCGGTGCAGGATTTCCTCGCGGAGAAGCGCCGGGGCAATCTGACTGAGCTGGAGGAGCGGCTGCGCCATGCGGTGGCCGAGGGTGACCTGCCCGGGGATGCCGACATCGCGGGGATCGTCCGGTTCTACGGAACGATTTTGCACGGCATGTCGATTCAGGCCCGCGATGGCGCGGAACTCGCGGACCTGGAGGCGGTCATCGACACCGCGATGTCGCTGTGGCCGCGATTCGCCGGAAAAAGGACGGCACCCGGCTGA
- the groL gene encoding chaperonin GroEL (60 kDa chaperone family; promotes refolding of misfolded polypeptides especially under stressful conditions; forms two stacked rings of heptamers to form a barrel-shaped 14mer; ends can be capped by GroES; misfolded proteins enter the barrel where they are refolded when GroES binds) — protein MPKQINFDEDARRALERGVNKLADAVKVTLGPRGRHVVLDKKFGGPTITLDGVTVAREIELEDPFENLGAQLAKNVATKTNDVAGDGTTTATVLAQSLVKVGLRNVAAGANPAGLGKGIEAAAEKVIEVLKSRATPVKGRDNIAQVGTVTSRDATIGALLGEAVERVGEDGVITVEESSTLATELEITEGVQFDKGYLSAHFATDPEEQRAILENAYVLLHREKISALADLLPVLEKVAESKKPLLIIAEDVEGEALSTLVVNALRKTLVAVAVKAPFFGDRRKAFLDDLAVVTGAQVISSEVGLKLSEIGLDSLGTARRIEITKDNTTIVDGAGTKADIEARIAQIRKEIETTDSDWDREKLQERLAKLGGGVAVIKVGAATETELTERKHRIEDAVASTKAAVEEGIVPGGGSAIVHAVKELEGDLGLSGDEATGVRIVRDALTAPLNWIAANAGYEGPVIVSKVQEQGWGYGFNAATGEITDLLQAGIVDPVKVTRSAVANAASIARLVLTTESTVVDKPVEEPEDTGHGHGHAH, from the coding sequence ATGCCCAAGCAGATCAACTTCGACGAGGACGCTCGTCGAGCGCTCGAGCGCGGCGTCAACAAGCTGGCCGACGCGGTCAAGGTCACCCTCGGCCCGCGCGGCCGGCACGTCGTGCTGGACAAGAAGTTCGGCGGCCCCACCATCACCCTCGACGGGGTCACCGTCGCGCGGGAGATCGAGCTGGAGGACCCGTTCGAGAACCTGGGTGCGCAGCTGGCCAAGAACGTGGCCACCAAGACCAACGACGTCGCCGGCGACGGCACCACCACGGCCACCGTGCTGGCGCAGTCGCTGGTGAAGGTCGGCCTTCGCAACGTGGCCGCCGGCGCCAACCCGGCCGGTCTCGGCAAGGGCATCGAGGCGGCCGCGGAGAAGGTCATCGAGGTGCTCAAGTCCAGGGCCACCCCGGTCAAGGGCCGCGACAACATCGCCCAGGTCGGCACGGTCACCTCGCGTGACGCCACCATCGGCGCCCTGCTCGGCGAGGCCGTGGAGCGGGTCGGCGAGGACGGTGTGATCACCGTGGAGGAGTCCTCCACGCTGGCCACCGAGCTCGAGATCACCGAAGGTGTGCAGTTCGACAAGGGTTACCTGTCGGCGCACTTCGCGACCGACCCGGAGGAGCAGCGGGCGATCCTGGAGAACGCCTACGTGCTGCTGCACCGGGAGAAGATCTCGGCGCTGGCCGACCTGCTGCCGGTCCTGGAGAAGGTCGCCGAGTCCAAGAAGCCGCTGCTGATCATCGCCGAGGACGTCGAGGGCGAGGCGCTGTCCACCCTGGTGGTCAACGCCCTGCGCAAGACCCTCGTCGCGGTCGCGGTGAAGGCGCCGTTCTTCGGTGACCGCCGCAAGGCGTTCCTGGACGACCTGGCCGTCGTCACCGGTGCCCAGGTCATCTCGTCCGAGGTGGGCCTGAAGCTGTCCGAGATCGGCCTCGACTCGCTGGGCACCGCCCGGCGCATCGAGATCACCAAGGACAACACGACGATCGTCGACGGTGCCGGCACCAAGGCCGACATCGAGGCCCGCATCGCGCAGATCCGCAAGGAGATCGAGACCACCGACTCCGACTGGGACCGCGAGAAGCTGCAGGAGCGGCTCGCGAAGCTGGGCGGCGGCGTGGCGGTGATCAAGGTCGGCGCGGCCACCGAGACCGAGCTGACCGAGCGCAAGCACCGCATCGAGGACGCCGTGGCTTCCACCAAGGCGGCCGTCGAGGAGGGCATCGTGCCCGGCGGTGGCTCGGCGATCGTGCACGCGGTCAAGGAACTGGAGGGCGACCTCGGCCTCTCCGGCGACGAGGCCACGGGTGTCCGCATCGTGCGGGACGCCCTGACCGCGCCGCTGAACTGGATCGCCGCGAACGCCGGCTACGAGGGCCCGGTCATCGTGTCCAAGGTGCAGGAGCAGGGCTGGGGCTACGGCTTCAACGCCGCGACCGGCGAGATCACCGACCTGCTGCAGGCCGGCATCGTCGACCCGGTCAAGGTCACCCGCTCCGCGGTCGCGAACGCGGCCTCCATCGCCCGTCTCGTCCTGACCACGGAGAGCACCGTGGTGGACAAGCCGGTCGAGGAGCCCGAGGACACCGGCCACGGTCACGGTCACGCACACTGA
- a CDS encoding MerR family transcriptional regulator, with translation MAAVARRLGVAPSTLRTWDRRYGLGPSRHTGGKHRRYCAADIGRLELMQRALLRGASTAEAARYALQQMPKSYSAVPQTPAQPLPPPAEHTAAARNGAAARRLRAAAVALDGRAVQQTLHDAIGAAGVLEAWEGVIAPVLDACGNGWPGTPAGVEVQALLTECVLAAVVRATPVLDHPRNQRPVLLVRAPGEPDPLPLHVLGAGLAGRRIGTQLFGLPLPAPALAAAVRRSSPAAVVLWAGRSAEADPELFPEVSRGGLRSRLFAAGPGWADVELPDRVEPLPGLRTAADRIEYVLVGK, from the coding sequence GTGGCCGCCGTCGCCCGGCGGCTCGGGGTCGCGCCGTCGACGCTGCGCACCTGGGACCGCCGCTACGGGCTCGGCCCGAGCCGGCACACCGGCGGCAAGCACCGCCGCTACTGCGCCGCCGACATCGGCCGCCTCGAACTGATGCAACGCGCGCTGCTGCGCGGGGCGTCCACGGCGGAGGCCGCCCGCTACGCGCTCCAGCAGATGCCGAAGTCGTACTCCGCGGTTCCGCAGACCCCGGCGCAGCCGCTGCCGCCGCCCGCCGAGCACACGGCGGCGGCGCGCAACGGCGCCGCGGCCCGGAGGCTCCGCGCGGCCGCGGTCGCGCTCGACGGCCGGGCCGTGCAGCAGACGCTCCACGACGCGATCGGCGCCGCGGGGGTGCTCGAGGCCTGGGAGGGCGTGATCGCCCCGGTCCTCGACGCGTGCGGCAACGGCTGGCCCGGCACTCCGGCCGGCGTGGAGGTGCAGGCGCTGCTGACGGAGTGCGTGCTCGCCGCCGTCGTGCGGGCCACCCCGGTCCTGGACCATCCGCGCAACCAGCGCCCGGTACTGCTCGTCCGGGCGCCGGGCGAGCCGGACCCGCTGCCGCTGCACGTGCTCGGTGCCGGTCTGGCCGGGCGCCGCATCGGCACGCAGCTGTTCGGCCTCCCGCTGCCCGCGCCCGCGCTGGCCGCGGCCGTGCGGCGCAGCTCGCCCGCGGCGGTCGTGCTCTGGGCGGGCCGTTCTGCGGAGGCCGACCCCGAGCTGTTCCCCGAGGTGTCCCGGGGCGGGCTGCGCAGCCGGCTGTTCGCGGCGGGTCCGGGCTGGGCGGACGTCGAGCTGCCGGACCGGGTCGAACCGCTGCCCGGCCTGCGCACCGCCGCGGACCGCATCGAGTACGTTCTGGTGGGGAAGTGA
- a CDS encoding NADP-dependent oxidoreductase yields MRAVDVRALGGPEVLEVVDAPRPVPGPGEVLVRVHAAGVNPADWMLRRGLIEQWPFEPPFRLGLDFSGVVEETGEEVFGLVMSQWGAYAEYVAVPSSALAPKPAELDHVAAAASPTAVLTATQALAGVRPGQRVLIHAAAGGVGHVAVQVAKARGAYVIGTARPVNHDFLRALGADELIDHTAVDFTTAVAGVDVVCDLVGGSYGSRSLEVLTPDGVLIDAQGNDATEDPRYRRFYVQPSGAELASAVEGVRVHVSQVLPLEDAAKAHELSESGRVRGKIVLTV; encoded by the coding sequence ATGCGAGCTGTTGATGTGCGGGCCCTGGGCGGGCCCGAGGTGCTGGAGGTCGTGGACGCGCCGCGTCCGGTGCCGGGACCGGGCGAGGTACTGGTGCGGGTGCACGCGGCGGGGGTGAACCCGGCGGACTGGATGCTGCGCCGTGGACTCATCGAGCAGTGGCCGTTCGAGCCGCCGTTCCGGCTCGGGCTGGACTTCTCCGGTGTGGTCGAGGAGACGGGGGAGGAGGTGTTCGGGCTGGTGATGTCGCAGTGGGGCGCGTACGCCGAGTACGTGGCGGTGCCGTCGTCGGCGTTGGCGCCCAAGCCGGCTGAGCTGGACCACGTCGCGGCCGCCGCGTCGCCAACCGCGGTGCTGACGGCGACCCAAGCGCTTGCCGGCGTGCGGCCGGGACAACGGGTGCTGATCCACGCGGCGGCCGGCGGGGTCGGGCACGTCGCGGTGCAGGTGGCGAAGGCGCGGGGCGCGTACGTGATCGGCACGGCGCGGCCGGTGAACCACGACTTCCTGCGCGCGCTCGGGGCGGACGAACTGATCGACCACACGGCGGTGGACTTCACGACGGCGGTCGCCGGGGTGGACGTGGTGTGCGACCTGGTCGGCGGTTCCTACGGGTCACGCTCGCTCGAGGTCCTCACGCCGGACGGCGTGCTCATCGACGCGCAGGGCAACGACGCGACGGAGGACCCGCGCTACCGGCGGTTCTACGTGCAGCCCTCCGGCGCGGAGCTGGCGAGCGCGGTGGAGGGCGTCCGGGTGCACGTGTCGCAGGTGCTGCCCCTGGAGGACGCGGCGAAGGCCCACGAGCTGAGCGAGAGCGGCCGGGTGCGGGGGAAGATCGTGCTGACCGTGTAG
- a CDS encoding sigma-70 family RNA polymerase sigma factor: MANVGDGLDEPVAAAVEGDPQAVERLLAAIRPLVVRYCRARVGRQERSFASADDVAQEVCLAVLTALPSYRDQGRPFLAFVYGIAQHKVADAHRAAARNRAEPVAELPDEIEGDIGPEQRALQGELNERMAQLLRVLPDKQREIVVLRVVVGLSAEETADAVGSTPGAVRVAQHRALARLRKALASEEVA, translated from the coding sequence ATGGCCAATGTGGGGGACGGGCTGGACGAGCCAGTCGCCGCCGCTGTCGAGGGGGATCCCCAGGCAGTCGAGCGGCTCTTGGCCGCTATCCGTCCCCTGGTGGTGCGGTATTGCCGCGCCCGGGTCGGGCGACAGGAGCGGTCGTTCGCCTCGGCAGACGATGTGGCCCAGGAGGTGTGTTTAGCAGTGCTCACGGCGTTGCCTTCGTACCGTGACCAAGGGCGCCCGTTCCTGGCCTTCGTGTACGGCATCGCCCAGCACAAGGTGGCCGACGCGCACCGGGCCGCCGCGCGCAACCGGGCCGAGCCCGTCGCCGAGCTCCCCGACGAGATCGAGGGCGACATCGGGCCGGAACAGCGTGCTCTGCAGGGGGAGTTGAACGAGCGCATGGCACAACTGCTGCGGGTCCTGCCCGACAAGCAGCGCGAGATCGTGGTGCTGCGGGTGGTGGTCGGCCTGTCCGCCGAGGAGACCGCGGACGCGGTCGGCTCGACGCCGGGCGCGGTCCGCGTCGCCCAGCACCGTGCGCTGGCGCGGCTCCGCAAGGCGCTGGCGTCCGAGGAGGTGGCCTGA
- a CDS encoding N-acetylmuramoyl-L-alanine amidase, translated as MTSITRRHALRAFAAGTAGVTAVSGASIPGASAATGGARQRAFAAAAAEFGVPEPVLLAVSYLKSRWDSHGGAPSTGAGFGPLHLTDLRAVAAGGSHHDHGAEDPRGDTARRVLTPRTSPALQTVDLAASLTGVDAETLRTDPEQNIRGGAAVLAHYQRELGVRADRPDDWYGAVARYSGSSDTGAAAFFADQVFATITTGASRTTDDGQAVTLPATPVSPRREQVRALGLPTIAEGAPEAPPGLPVEWIPAPYQDLGNGDYGNYDQADRPNSQQITHIVIHDTECSYDEAIGLVQDPTYVSWHYTLRSTDGHVAQHVLTKDVAWHAGNWYLNAKSIGIEHEGFAAQGTWFTEAMYRASATLVRYLAGKYRIPLDREHIVGHDNVPGTVPSTVAGMHWDPAPYWDWAHYFDLLGAPLSRRPLRQPTGMVMIKPDFASNTTGYTGCDTSAPAAACPARGSSALFLRTEPRDDAPLLSDPGLHPDGGPSTTGISDVGSRVSTGQRYAVAETRGDWTAIWFLGQQGWLRSSGVVPVLGQVVTPRPGLESVPVYGRAYPEPAAYPAGIPPQEIVPLQYTLPAGQKYTAGPAVPGEYLWATTFDPAQHVVVRGTTQYVQIQFGHRVAFVKLDDVLVTRTRP; from the coding sequence ATGACGTCGATCACCCGCCGCCACGCGCTGCGCGCGTTCGCCGCCGGAACCGCGGGGGTCACCGCGGTCTCCGGCGCGTCCATCCCCGGCGCGTCGGCCGCCACGGGCGGGGCGCGGCAGCGCGCCTTCGCCGCCGCGGCCGCGGAGTTCGGCGTCCCGGAGCCCGTGCTGCTCGCCGTGTCTTACCTGAAGTCCCGCTGGGACTCGCACGGCGGCGCGCCGAGCACCGGTGCCGGTTTCGGCCCGCTGCACCTGACCGACCTGCGTGCCGTCGCCGCCGGCGGTAGCCACCACGACCACGGCGCCGAGGACCCGCGGGGCGACACCGCGCGCCGGGTACTGACCCCCCGCACGTCGCCGGCGTTGCAGACGGTCGACCTCGCCGCGTCGCTGACCGGGGTGGACGCCGAGACGCTGCGGACGGACCCGGAGCAGAACATCCGGGGTGGTGCCGCGGTGCTGGCCCACTACCAGCGCGAGCTGGGTGTGCGTGCGGACCGGCCGGACGACTGGTACGGCGCGGTCGCCCGCTACAGCGGGTCCTCGGACACCGGGGCCGCGGCGTTCTTCGCCGACCAGGTGTTCGCGACGATCACCACCGGCGCGAGCCGCACCACCGACGACGGACAGGCCGTCACGCTCCCCGCGACGCCGGTGTCGCCGCGCCGCGAGCAGGTGCGCGCGCTCGGGTTGCCCACCATCGCCGAGGGTGCGCCTGAGGCGCCGCCCGGCTTGCCCGTCGAGTGGATCCCGGCGCCGTACCAGGACCTCGGCAACGGCGACTACGGCAACTACGACCAGGCCGACCGGCCGAACTCCCAGCAGATCACGCACATCGTCATCCACGACACCGAATGCAGCTACGACGAGGCGATCGGCCTGGTGCAGGACCCGACCTACGTGTCGTGGCACTACACGCTGCGCTCGACCGACGGGCACGTCGCGCAACACGTGCTGACCAAGGACGTCGCCTGGCACGCCGGGAACTGGTACCTCAACGCGAAGTCGATCGGCATCGAGCACGAGGGGTTCGCGGCGCAGGGCACCTGGTTCACCGAGGCGATGTACCGGGCATCGGCCACGCTGGTGCGGTACCTGGCCGGGAAGTACCGGATCCCGCTGGACCGCGAGCACATCGTGGGCCACGACAACGTGCCCGGCACGGTGCCGTCGACGGTGGCGGGGATGCACTGGGACCCGGCGCCGTACTGGGACTGGGCGCACTACTTCGACCTGCTCGGCGCACCGCTGAGCCGGCGGCCGCTGCGGCAGCCGACCGGGATGGTCATGATCAAGCCGGACTTCGCGTCGAACACCACCGGCTACACGGGATGCGACACGTCGGCGCCCGCCGCCGCGTGCCCCGCACGCGGGTCGTCGGCCCTGTTCCTGCGCACCGAGCCGCGCGACGACGCGCCACTGCTGTCCGACCCCGGCCTGCACCCCGACGGCGGGCCCTCGACCACCGGGATCTCCGACGTGGGCAGCCGGGTCTCGACCGGCCAGCGGTACGCGGTGGCCGAGACGCGCGGCGACTGGACCGCCATCTGGTTCCTCGGCCAGCAGGGGTGGCTGCGCTCGTCCGGCGTGGTACCGGTGCTGGGCCAGGTGGTGACGCCGAGGCCGGGCCTCGAATCGGTGCCGGTGTACGGACGGGCGTATCCGGAGCCCGCGGCGTACCCGGCCGGCATCCCGCCGCAGGAGATCGTGCCGCTGCAATACACGCTGCCCGCGGGCCAGAAGTACACCGCAGGCCCGGCTGTGCCGGGCGAGTACCTGTGGGCGACGACCTTCGACCCGGCGCAGCACGTCGTGGTGCGCGGGACGACGCAGTACGTGCAGATCCAGTTCGGCCACCGGGTGGCCTTCGTGAAGCTGGACGACGTGCTGGTGACACGCACCCGCCCCTGA
- a CDS encoding SDR family NAD(P)-dependent oxidoreductase produces MGSLDGKVALVTGGSRGIGAAIARKLAAEGADVALTYERAASRAAEVVASIEGLGRKALAIQADSADADALTAAVDQAAEALGGLDVLVNNAGVFPIGTVEDLSLADFDRALAVNVRAVFVATQAAVRHLRTGGRVITIGSTLGERVTGPGMSAYSASKAAVVGMSRAFARDLGPRGITSVVVHPGPTDTDMNPADGPHAASILALSAAGQHATPDDVAATVAHVAGPAGAFITGSTITVDGGVNA; encoded by the coding sequence ATGGGTTCGCTGGACGGCAAGGTGGCACTCGTGACCGGGGGCAGCCGCGGTATCGGCGCCGCGATCGCGCGGAAGCTGGCGGCGGAAGGGGCGGACGTCGCGCTCACCTACGAACGCGCGGCGTCGCGGGCCGCCGAGGTGGTGGCCTCGATCGAGGGGCTGGGCCGGAAGGCGCTCGCGATCCAGGCGGACAGCGCCGACGCGGACGCGCTCACCGCCGCCGTCGACCAGGCCGCCGAGGCGCTCGGTGGACTGGACGTGCTGGTCAACAACGCCGGCGTCTTCCCGATCGGCACGGTCGAAGACCTCAGCCTGGCCGACTTCGACCGCGCGCTCGCGGTGAACGTGCGAGCGGTGTTCGTGGCGACCCAGGCGGCGGTACGGCACCTCCGGACCGGCGGCCGGGTCATCACGATCGGCAGCACCCTGGGCGAGCGGGTGACCGGGCCGGGCATGAGCGCGTACTCGGCGTCGAAGGCGGCCGTGGTCGGGATGAGCCGCGCCTTCGCGCGGGACCTGGGTCCGCGCGGGATCACTTCGGTCGTCGTGCACCCGGGACCGACGGACACGGACATGAACCCGGCCGACGGGCCGCACGCCGCGAGCATCCTCGCGCTGTCCGCCGCCGGGCAGCACGCGACCCCGGACGACGTGGCGGCGACCGTCGCCCACGTCGCGGGGCCCGCCGGGGCGTTCATCACCGGGTCGACGATCACCGTGGACGGCGGCGTGAACGCGTGA
- a CDS encoding WhiB family transcriptional regulator, whose product MADTRRLPGPNADIWDWQLRGSCRGMDSGAFFHPDGERGPARARREARAKAICQSCPVLRLCREHALAVHEPYGIWGGLSEAERETIIRTGKPQLTLSGH is encoded by the coding sequence ATGGCAGACACGCGCAGGCTCCCGGGCCCGAACGCCGATATCTGGGATTGGCAGCTACGGGGGTCGTGCAGGGGGATGGACAGCGGCGCGTTTTTCCACCCGGACGGGGAGCGGGGGCCGGCGAGAGCACGACGGGAGGCCCGCGCGAAGGCGATCTGCCAATCCTGTCCGGTGCTGCGGTTGTGCCGGGAGCACGCACTCGCGGTGCACGAACCCTACGGGATCTGGGGCGGGCTCTCGGAGGCCGAACGGGAGACCATCATCCGCACCGGAAAACCGCAGTTGACCCTTTCCGGGCACTAG
- the tsaD gene encoding tRNA (adenosine(37)-N6)-threonylcarbamoyltransferase complex transferase subunit TsaD produces the protein MSRVILGIESSCDETGVGLVRLHGDGTVELLADEVASSVEQHARFGGVVPEVASRAHLEAMVPTAQRAFATAGLGLSDVDAIAVTAGPGLAGALLVGVSAAKAYAAALDVPLYGVNHLAGHIAVDTLQHGPLPEPCLALLVSGGHTQLLRVDDIAGGITELGSTVDDAAGEAYDKVARVLGLPYPGGPPIDAAARAGNPSAIAFPRGMTGPRDAKYDFSFSGLKTAVARWVENAERRGEEIPVDDVAASFQEAVADVLTAKAVRAAQEEGIGTLVISGGVAANSRLSALARERCAAAGIELRVPRPRLCTDNGAMIAALGAHVVAAGRKPSALDLSANPALPVEIVSIEA, from the coding sequence ATGTCCCGCGTGATCCTCGGCATCGAGAGCTCCTGCGACGAAACCGGTGTCGGTCTCGTGCGGCTGCACGGCGACGGCACCGTCGAGCTGCTCGCGGACGAGGTGGCCTCCAGTGTCGAGCAGCACGCCCGCTTCGGCGGTGTGGTGCCGGAGGTCGCCAGCCGCGCCCACCTGGAGGCGATGGTCCCGACCGCGCAGCGCGCGTTCGCCACGGCCGGGCTCGGTTTGTCCGATGTGGACGCGATCGCGGTGACCGCCGGCCCGGGCCTGGCCGGTGCGCTGCTGGTCGGTGTCTCGGCGGCGAAGGCGTACGCGGCGGCGCTGGACGTCCCGCTCTACGGCGTCAACCACCTGGCCGGGCACATCGCGGTGGACACGCTTCAGCACGGCCCGCTGCCGGAGCCGTGCCTGGCGCTGCTGGTGTCCGGTGGCCACACGCAGCTGTTGCGAGTGGACGACATCGCCGGCGGGATCACCGAGCTGGGATCCACTGTGGACGATGCTGCCGGTGAGGCGTACGACAAGGTCGCCCGCGTGCTGGGCCTGCCCTACCCCGGCGGGCCGCCGATCGACGCGGCCGCGCGGGCGGGCAACCCGTCGGCGATCGCCTTCCCGCGTGGCATGACCGGACCGCGCGACGCGAAGTACGATTTCTCGTTCTCCGGGCTGAAGACCGCGGTGGCGCGGTGGGTGGAGAACGCCGAGCGCCGGGGCGAGGAGATCCCGGTCGACGACGTCGCGGCCTCCTTCCAGGAGGCAGTGGCCGATGTGCTGACCGCGAAGGCGGTCCGCGCGGCGCAGGAGGAGGGCATCGGCACGCTGGTGATCTCCGGCGGGGTCGCCGCGAACTCCCGGCTGTCGGCCCTGGCGCGTGAGCGGTGCGCGGCCGCGGGGATCGAACTGCGGGTGCCGAGGCCGCGCCTGTGCACCGACAACGGCGCGATGATCGCCGCGCTGGGTGCGCACGTGGTCGCCGCCGGCCGGAAGCCGTCGGCGCTGGACCTGTCGGCGAACCCGGCGCTGCCGGTGGAGATCGTTTCGATCGAGGCGTAG
- a CDS encoding winged helix-turn-helix transcriptional regulator, which translates to MDTVQSYLKACPARTVLDTLANKWNLLVLSSLRRHDGPMRFNELRRLLEGITQKSLTQTLRVLERDGLVDRAVYPTVPPRVEYAVTDLGAQVGDMFSILGDWAQEHVDEILAAREAFDNRPTPGPVR; encoded by the coding sequence ATGGATACCGTCCAGTCCTACCTGAAGGCTTGCCCGGCCCGCACCGTGCTCGACACGCTCGCCAACAAGTGGAACCTGCTGGTACTCAGCTCACTGCGCCGCCACGACGGCCCGATGCGGTTCAACGAGCTGCGCCGCCTGCTCGAGGGCATCACGCAGAAATCGCTCACCCAGACGCTGCGCGTCCTGGAGCGCGACGGCCTGGTCGACCGGGCCGTCTACCCGACCGTGCCGCCGCGGGTCGAATACGCGGTGACGGACCTGGGCGCGCAGGTCGGGGACATGTTCTCCATCCTCGGCGACTGGGCCCAGGAGCACGTGGACGAGATCCTGGCGGCCCGGGAGGCGTTCGACAACCGGCCGACACCCGGACCGGTCCGGTAG
- a CDS encoding response regulator transcription factor encodes MTTVLICDDRRSVREGLTRVMSAVPGVSRIDCVAHGDELLARYSRQPVDVVLVGTQRAMPAGVEATRRLVSANPQANVIVFGAPDDAGSIAAAIAGGARGYLRWDASRPELVAALAHTLASTSVPAPRQPADPGVQLTERELQVLRGMSQGKSNGQIGRELYLSEDTVKTHARRLFRKLGVRDRAQAVAHGFRRGLVS; translated from the coding sequence GTGACGACGGTCTTGATCTGCGACGACCGACGCAGTGTCCGCGAAGGGCTCACCCGCGTGATGTCTGCTGTCCCCGGTGTCAGTCGCATCGACTGTGTAGCGCACGGTGACGAGTTGCTGGCCCGGTACTCGCGGCAGCCGGTCGACGTCGTGCTCGTCGGCACCCAGCGCGCGATGCCGGCCGGGGTGGAGGCGACTCGGCGGCTGGTGTCCGCCAACCCCCAGGCCAACGTGATCGTCTTCGGCGCGCCGGACGACGCCGGCAGCATCGCCGCCGCCATCGCCGGCGGCGCGCGCGGCTACCTGCGCTGGGACGCGTCCCGCCCGGAGCTGGTCGCCGCCCTCGCGCACACCCTCGCCAGCACCTCCGTGCCCGCGCCGCGCCAGCCGGCCGACCCGGGCGTCCAGCTCACCGAGCGCGAGCTGCAGGTGCTGCGCGGCATGAGCCAGGGCAAGAGCAACGGCCAGATCGGCCGTGAGCTCTACCTGTCCGAGGACACCGTCAAGACCCACGCGCGCCGGCTGTTCCGCAAGCTCGGTGTGCGTGACCGCGCGCAGGCCGTCGCCCACGGCTTCCGCCGCGGCCTGGTCTCCTGA
- the groES gene encoding co-chaperone GroES has product MSVNIKPLEDKIVVQTSEAEETTASGLVIPDTAKEKPQEGKVLAVGPGRVDDKGNRIPVDVNVGDVVIYSKYGGTEVKYNGEDYLILSARDVLAVVN; this is encoded by the coding sequence GTGAGCGTGAACATCAAACCGCTCGAGGACAAGATCGTTGTCCAGACGAGCGAGGCCGAGGAGACGACCGCCTCCGGCCTCGTCATCCCCGACACCGCCAAGGAGAAGCCCCAGGAGGGCAAGGTTCTGGCCGTGGGCCCGGGCCGTGTCGACGACAAGGGCAACCGCATCCCCGTCGACGTGAACGTCGGGGACGTCGTCATCTACTCGAAGTACGGCGGCACCGAGGTCAAGTACAACGGTGAGGACTACCTGATCCTGTCCGCTCGCGACGTGCTGGCTGTCGTCAACTGA